Proteins from a genomic interval of Trichocoleus sp.:
- a CDS encoding CBS domain-containing protein: MVTTVADVMTRDPIVVKPETPLNEVIKILAEQRISGLPVVDESEKLIGVISEGDLMWQETGVTPPAYIKILDSVIYLENPAKYERDLHKALGQTVREVMTSKDLLTVKPDKPLREAAQLMHERRVHRLPVLDGNSKVIGILTRGDIVRFMAAHQGMGE; encoded by the coding sequence ATGGTTACAACCGTTGCTGATGTTATGACCCGTGACCCGATCGTGGTCAAGCCTGAAACGCCTTTAAATGAGGTAATCAAAATTTTGGCGGAGCAGCGCATCAGTGGTCTTCCCGTCGTCGATGAAAGCGAAAAACTGATTGGTGTCATTTCAGAAGGCGATTTGATGTGGCAGGAAACTGGAGTCACACCACCTGCATATATCAAGATTCTGGATAGTGTGATCTATCTAGAGAATCCAGCGAAATACGAGCGTGATTTGCATAAGGCATTGGGGCAAACCGTGCGTGAAGTGATGACCAGTAAAGATCTGCTTACTGTTAAGCCCGACAAACCCCTGCGCGAAGCAGCTCAACTGATGCATGAACGCAGAGTTCACCGTCTACCCGTATTGGATGGTAACAGTAAGGTGATTGGGATTCTGACTCGTGGGGATATTGTCCGTTTTATGGCTGCTCATCAAGGAATGGGCGAGTAG
- a CDS encoding HEAT repeat domain-containing protein, with protein MSVTPESVQELLNSEDFGKRLSAVNQLRQLDPSIAFDMIQQAIADSSVRVRYAAVSQMSSLGHQNPVLSLEVLRRCLLEDPEPDVQAAAADSIGALHLSDAFEDLQRLYHQSPEWLVKFSIIAALGEMGDPRSFELLQDALQSDNELIRTAAIGSLGELGDDRAVSLLLPFVTDTDWQTRYRVAQALSHFHHPEVHTALEQLSQDSMDAVAQEAKNYLNS; from the coding sequence ATGAGTGTTACACCTGAATCTGTTCAAGAATTATTGAATTCAGAAGATTTTGGCAAACGGTTGAGTGCCGTGAATCAACTTCGTCAGCTTGATCCTTCGATCGCTTTCGATATGATCCAACAAGCGATTGCTGATTCGAGCGTGCGAGTTCGTTACGCTGCGGTGAGTCAAATGTCTTCGTTAGGGCATCAAAATCCGGTGCTCTCTCTGGAAGTGCTGCGTCGCTGCTTGCTAGAAGATCCAGAACCCGATGTTCAAGCTGCGGCTGCCGACTCGATCGGCGCATTGCACCTATCTGACGCTTTTGAAGATTTGCAGCGGCTCTATCACCAGAGTCCAGAATGGTTAGTCAAGTTCAGTATTATTGCTGCGCTAGGTGAAATGGGCGATCCACGATCGTTTGAGCTGCTACAGGATGCGCTTCAGTCGGACAATGAGCTGATTCGCACTGCGGCGATTGGTTCTCTGGGAGAGTTAGGGGACGATCGAGCCGTTTCTTTGCTGCTGCCCTTTGTTACTGACACAGACTGGCAAACCCGCTATCGAGTTGCTCAGGCGCTAAGCCACTTTCACCATCCGGAGGTTCATACTGCTTTAGAGCAGCTATCGCAAGACTCCATGGATGCTGTTGCTCAAGAAGCAAAGAACTATCTCAACTCTTAA